In Penaeus monodon isolate SGIC_2016 chromosome 7, NSTDA_Pmon_1, whole genome shotgun sequence, the following are encoded in one genomic region:
- the LOC119575410 gene encoding uncharacterized protein LOC119575410 — translation MVASPWVLSYLVLLVVTQYKQRVVVAALVLRAAMTRLLTVCLEADTHLSQAPLTLLQTGDQDEEQAQEEELQGSEDGLEEDRAGERNEVEREKREGGEEKAPEEESLSESDGSEETEYIKGEMISDLDVSENEGDAYERAKGSEGKTDNLKSDGEERQSLEDGGGVVNVLECYTGASGERLVLDNSFIVDGKCYETDVTKNSVMENVKEDESKENEESPREYEHKKEWEVQRKRSVELGGRISSEVLGEFLDDDEDEDDVEHLCTADEESIFGDDMDSSFGVKDEDHSFDARSECDHEEIKIEHLHGHHGDIQKGNEKDSVSSVDKDSIKEEDSSLSDSLTDVPSEIDLNADRGKDAESLRGESEDGGEKVPKGKGSLRLKTRDEVDAAIRWIKDFPAPLPGPKCTCKVPGTPPWKPVQPSFFPAPETPKLSYTTTVLSLDKQLVTVKLRRPRSSSFNPQSVCEREREVGGGGALADRRGRVSLGEGDLSFSSEESAVARRGNSKDLKEKRRVLRSWSFWGSRSSQDDFSTPAAAPSPFSSPSPRSSPLCGSTLANLASPLRWSRVLNEKRKSAQSCIFPDACTPATPIGGGLASRVSSEPSVTPRARSGSHGDVSVTPRRPSKSLSGKRKAVRSCIFPDTVSEDYTPYMVSTPKEYEERQIVATPVCVSPNPRGMSPDSFASRCDSGYRTPEPRITRSESQLVRSEPPRIMPESRAKKGLSRPKRPQSLIIIPETQVGLQESPKRRQEMPPRRPQSLMIPPPEVLIPRRTPHASPRDAHPGLHPTRRHSISQFPRWSPGGETGREVLTPHGQSPRTCRPAHVHSASPAARSVEPVVRRATSSAERDRRRHVHSWSFSPSVSCVPFNPMISLSEGRPLQPSVIRSVRPRPLFPKDAEVFEHPASEA, via the coding sequence ATGGTAGCGTCACCGTGGGTACTGAGCTACTTGGTGTTACTAGTAGTGACTCAGTACAAGCAGCGAGTGGTCGTGGCAGCGCTGGTGTTGAGAGCAGCTATGACGAGGCTCCTGACGGTGTGCCTCGAGGCCGACACCCACCTTTCGCAGGCCCCGCTGACGCTCCTCCAGACGGGGGACCAGGACGAGGAGCAGGCGCAGGAGGAGGAGCTACAGGGCTCGGAGGATGGCTTGGAAGAAGACCGAGCGGGTGAGAGGaatgaggtggagagagaaaagagagagggaggggaagagaaggcgcCCGAGGAAGAGAGTTTATCGGAGAGTGACGGTAGTGAAGAGACAGAGTATATTAAAGGAGAGATGATAAGTGACTTAGATGTGTCAGAAAACGAGGGGGACGCATATGAAAGAGCGAAGGGCAGTGAGGGAAAGACCGATAATTTGAAGAGTGATGGTGAAGAGAGACAGTCACtcgaggatggtggtggtgtagTTAACGTGTTAGAGTGTTACACAGGAGCATCTGGCGAACGACTGGTATTGGACAATTCTTTCATCGTCGACGGTAAATGTTATGAAACCGATGTGACAAAGAATTCAGTAATGGAAAACGTCAAGGAAGACGAATCGAAAGAAAACGAGGAGTCCCCGCGCGAGTATGAGCATAAGAAAGAATGGGAAGTTCAAAGAAAACGGAGTGTGGAGCTAGGGGGACGAATCTCTTCTGAAGTTCTGGGAGAGTTTTTGGATGACGATGAAGACGAGGACGATGTGGAACATCTGTGTACTGCCGACGAGGAATCTATCTTTGGTGACGATATGGATTCCAGTTTTGGTGTTAAAGACGAAGATCATAGTTTTGACGCAAGATCAGAATGTGACCATGAGGAAATCAAGATAGAACATTTACATGGACATCACGGTGACATacagaaaggaaacgaaaaagatagCGTCAGCAGTGTGGACAAGGACAGCATAAAGGAGGAAGATTCCAGTTTGTCTGACAGCCTAACGGACGTCCCAAGTGAGATCGATCTAAATGCTGATCGGGGGAAAGACGCCGAGAGCCTCAGAGGTGAGAGTGAGGATGGTGGCGAGAAGGtgccaaagggaaagggaagtttaCGCCTGAAAACCAGAGACGAAGTCGACGCTGCAATTCGATGGATCAAGGACTTCCCTGCCCCGCTGCCGGGCCCGAAGTGCACGTGCAAAGTGCCCGGAACGCCGCCGTGGAAACCTGTTCAGCCGAGCTTCTTTCCGGCCCCAGAGACTCCGAAGCTCTCCTACACCACCACCGTGCTCTCCCTCGACAAACAGCTGGTGACGGTGAAGCTTCGGCGGCCCAGGAGCTCCTCTTTTAACCCCCAGAGCGtttgcgaaagggagagagaggttgggggcgGTGGGGCCCTCGCGGACCGCCGGGGAAGGGTAAGCCTGGGCGAGGGCGACCTCAGCTTCTCCTCGGAGGAGTCGGCAGTAGCTCGCAGAGGAAACTCTAAGGATCTCAAAGAAAAACGCCGCGTCTTGCGGTCGTGGAGTTTCTGGGGCAGCAGGTCCTCACAAGATGACTTTTCGACTCCAGCCGCCGCTCCGTCTCCCTTTTCGTCGCCCTCGCCCCGTTCGTCGCCGCTGTGCGGCTCGACCCTCGCCAACCTGGCCAGTCCTCTGCGATGGTCTCGCGTGCTGAATGAGAAGCGGAAGAGCGCGCAGTCATGCATCTTCCCCGACGCTTGCACACCAGCGACGCCCATCGGCGGAGGCCTGGCGTCGAGGGTGAGTTCCGAGCCCAGCGTGACCCCCCGGGCGCGCAGTGGTAGCCACGGAGACGTCAGCGTCACGCCCAGACGCCCCTCGAAGAGTCTAAGTGGCAAGCGAAAGGCAGTCAGATCCTGCATATTCCCAGATACCGTCAGTGAAGATTATACGCCTTACATGGTATCAACACCAAAGGAATACGAGGAAAGGCAAATCGTTGCCACGCCAGTTTGTGTATCGCCGAACCCCCGAGGGATGTCTCCCGACTCCTTCGCAAGTCGCTGCGACTCCGGGTACAGGACGCCTGAGCCAAGGATCACTCGGTCCGAGTCACAGTTAGTTAGGTCAGAACCCCCGAGGATAATGCCGGAGTCGAGGGCGAAGAAGGGGCTGTCCCGGCCCAAACGCCCTCAgtctctcatcatcatccccgAGACCCAGGTGGGGCTGCAGGAGTCCCCGAAGCGAAGGCAGGAGATGCCGCCGAGGAGACCCCAGTCCCTCATGATTCCTCCGCCAGAGGTGCTGATTCCGAGGAGGACCCCGCACGCTTCTCCTCGCGACGCCCACCCAGGCCTGCACCCAACGCGTCGCCACTCCATCTCTCAGTTCCCGCGATGGTCGCCTGGCGGGGAGACCGGCAGGGAGGTGCTCACGCCCCATGGCCAGTCCCCTCGCACGTGCAGGCCTGCCCACGTGCACAGCGCCTCCCCGGCCGCAAGGAGCGTCGAGCCAGTGGTGCGAAGAGCGACGTCCTCGGCGGAGAGGGATCGCCGGAGACACGTTCACTCGTGGTCCTTCAGCCCGAGCGTGTCCTGCGTTCCCTTCAATCCAATGATTTCGCTGTCAGAAGGGCGGCCTCTCCAGCCCAGTGTCATTCGCTCTGTCAGACCACGCCCGCTTTTCCCCAAGGACGCCGAGGTCTTCGAGCACCCAGCTTCAGAAGCGTGA